A window of Strigops habroptila isolate Jane chromosome 5, bStrHab1.2.pri, whole genome shotgun sequence contains these coding sequences:
- the CHPF gene encoding chondroitin sulfate synthase 2 — MRLSLVLSVLRPAGPVAIGVSLGFTLSLLSVTWVEEPCGPPPRTADYPRPDGGPAPLPGPGNTNGNAARRPNAVPAGLGADSWEPRVVPYRPPSPGRAAKKAVRTRYISTELGMRQRLFVGVLTSKSTLNTLGVAVNRTLAHRLERLVYFTGTRGRKVPHGMTVVAHSDERPIWNMYQTIRYLLDHYVNDFDWFFLVQDDTYTEAHRISRLVAHLSIDTHLYLGRPEEFIGGDTEGRYCYGGFGYLMSRSLLLLLQQHLESCRNDILSARPDEWLGRCIIDYTAINCADEHEGLRYHYFELGKNTDPERETDLRFQSAFTVHPVLDPLQMYRLHKYFAQVELERTYHEIQQLQLEIQNASSLSADGDHIATWPVGIPPPFQPKTRFEVLRWDYFTEEQVFACVDGSPKCELRGVDLADVADVVATAMDELNRKYQPVLHVHKQQLVNGYRRFDPTRGMEYTLDLQVEVVTQKGHSRAVTKRVHLVRPLSEVEIIPMPYVTEASRINVILPLTAHDRDYAARFLETYAAAAFESSENAVLTFLFIYDPFEAQQVTQNDIFAPVKAQITEYERKYAEVKIPWISVKTDAPSQIKVMDIISKKHPVDTLFFVAGVGTEVTVDFLNRCRMNTINNWQVFFPIHFQGYNPAIAYHNQVPPTTLDLQRETGRFDRDVFHEACFYNADYMAARTRMAGDVQENEDILETLDIYDMFIKYSNLHVFRAVEPALLQHYRHQACNPRLSEEIYHRCVQSSLEGIGSRSQLAMVLFEQEQGNST, encoded by the exons ATGCGGCTGTCGCTGGTGCTGTCGGTGCTGCGGCCCGCCGGGCCCGTGGCCATCGGCGTCTCGCTGGGCTTCACCCTCAGCCTGCTTAGCGTCACCTGGGTGGAGGAGCCCTGCGGGCCGCCGCCCCGCACCGCCGACTACCCGCGCCCCGACGGCGGCCCCGCGCCGCTCCCCGGCCCCGGCAACACCAACGGCAACGCGGCGCGCAGGCCCAACGCCGTGCCCGCCGGGCTGGGCGCCGACAGCTGGGAGCCCCGCGTCGTGCCCTACCGCCCGCCCAGCCCCGGCAGGGCCGCCAAGAAGGCCGTCAG gaCCCGGTATATCAGTACAGAGCTGGGGATGCGGCAGCGGCTCTTTGTGGGTGTGCTGACCTCCAAGAGCACGCTGAACACGCTCGGGGTGGCTGTCAACCGCACACTGGCCCACCGCCTGGAGCGCCTGGTGTACTTCACTGGCACACGGGGCCGCAAGGTGCCCCACGGCATGACAGTGGTGGCGCACAGTGACGAGCGGCCCATCTGGAATATGTACCAGACCATCAGGTACCTTCTGGACCACTACGTGAATGACTTCGACTGGTTCTTCCTGGTGCAGGATGACACCTACACGGAGGCGCACCGCATCAGCCGCCTGGTCGCCCACCTCAGCATCGACACCCACCTCTACCTGGGCCGCCCTGAGGAGTTCATCGGTGGGGACACTGAGGGACGCTACTGCTATGGGGGGTTTGGCTACTTGATGTCCcgcagcctcctcctgctcttgcagcagcatctggagAGCTGCCGCAATGACATCCTGAGTGCTCGGCCAGACGAGTGGCTTGGCCGCTGCATCATCGACTACACAGCCATCAACTGTGCCGATGAGCACGAG ggctTGCGTTACCACTATTTTGAGCTGGGGAAGAACACAGACCCTGAGCGGGAGACTGACCTCCGTTTCCAGAGCGCCTTCACTGTCCACCCTGTGCTGGATCCCCTCCAGATGTACCGGCTGCACAAGTACTTTGCACAGGTGGAGCTTGAGAGGACATACCACGAgatccagcagctccag CTGGAGATTCAGAATGCCAGCAGCCTGTCTGCTGATGGGGACCACATCGCCACATGGCCTGTTGGCATCCCGCCCCCTTTCCAGCCCAAAACGCGCTTTGAGGTGCTGCGCTGGGACTACTTCACAGAGGAGCAGGTCTTCGCCTGTGTGGATGGCTCCCCCAAGTGTGAGCTGCGGGGTGTGGATCTGGCAGACGTGGCCGATGTGGTGGCCACGGCCATGGATGAGCTGAACCGCAAGTACCAGCCGGTGCTCCACGttcacaagcagcagctggtgAATGGGTACCGGCGCTTCGACCCCACGCGTGGCATGGAGTACACGCTGGACCTCCAGGTGGAGGTGGTCACTCAGAAGGGGCACAGCCGTGCCGTCACCAAGCGTGTGCACCTGGTGCGGCCCCTCAGCGAGGTGGAGATCATCCCCATGCCCTACGTGACGGAGGCCAGTCGCATCAATGTCATCCTGCCACTGACGGCCCACGACCGGGACTATGCTGCCCGCTTTCTGGAGACATATGCAGCAGCCGCCTTTGAGAGCAGCGAGAATGCGGTGCTCACCTTCCTCTTCATCTATGACCCCTTTGAGGCCCAGCAGGTCACCCAGAATGACATCTTTGCGCCCGTGAAGGCCCAGATCACAGAGTATGAGCGCAAGTATGCAGAGGTGAAGATCCCTTGGATCAGTGTTAAGACAGATGCACCCTCCCAAATCAAGGTCATGGACATCATCTCCAAGAAGCATCCTGTGGACACACTTTTCTTTGTGGCTGGTGTGGGGACAGAGGTCACTGTTGACTTCCTGAACCGCTGCCGGATGAACACCATCAACAACTGGCAGGTCTTCTTCCCCATCCACTTTCAGGGCTACAACCCTGCCATTGCTTACCACAACCAGGTACCGCCCACCACGCTGGATCTGCAGCGAGAGACAGGGCGCTTTGACCGTGATGTCTTCCATGAAGCCTGCTTCTACAACGCTGACTACATGGCAGCACGCACCCGTATGGCGGGTGATGTGCAGGAGAATGAGGACATCCTGGAGACCCTGGACATTTATGACATGTTCATCAAATACTCCAACCTCCACGTCTTCCGGGCCGTGGAGCCTGCGCTGCTGCAGCACTACCGGCACCAGGCCTGCAACCCCCGCCTCAGCGAGGAGATCTACCACCGCTGCgtgcagagcagcctggaggGCATAGGCTCTCGCTCCCAGCTGGCCATGGTGCTGTttgagcaggagcaggggaacAGCACCTGA
- the TMEM198 gene encoding transmembrane protein 198 isoform X2: MPLPGVPRAMTATVQTLRFKLLPHEPGQEWGHSCQQEIERRYQVVPSVVCAMCCLFGIIYCFFGYRCFKAVMFLTGLMFGSIIIFMLCYKERVLDTQLSVEASVGIGLGIGVLCGLVTMLVRSVGLFMVGLLLGLLLAVATLVVMEQFYHPPTVWIPIALLLGVGMLFAVLTLQWQRFFTTLSTAVFGSAIMTVTVDYFIELFLLVQYIYERIKVAPARPVCWYSWVILGIWPLLTTLGVLVQWKVTAEGYSHTEVIISRQQRRVQLMRIKQREDRKEKKKKRRPHHPPPHQHKAHLPEPAYRRKPNPVRRFDGDVLSPSYIQSFRERQTGPSLNSLITSSHAVVDLDYDCSSTVPLTTGSGPAVRV; encoded by the exons ATGCCTCTCCCGGGAGTCCCCAGAGCCATGACTGCAACTGTGCAGACGCTGCGCTTCAAGCTGCTGCCGCATGAGCCAGGCCAGGAGTGGGGgcacagctgccagcaggaaaTCGAGCGTCGCTACCAGGTGGTGCCCTCTGTGGTGTGTGCCATGTGCTGCCTCTTCGGCATCATTTACTGCTTCTTCG GCTACCGCTGCTTCAAGGCTGTCATGTTTCTGACGGGGCTGATGTTTGGCtccatcatcatcttcatgcTGTGCTACAAGGAGCGGGTGCTGGACACACAACTGAGCGTGGAAGCCTCGGTGGGCATCGGGCTGGGCATCGGGGTCCTGTGCGGGCTGGTCACCATGCTGGTGCGCAGCGTCGGCCTCTTCATggtggggctgctcctggggctgctgctggcagtggcCACACTGGTGGTGATGGAGCAGTTCTACCACCCGCCAACGGTGTGGATCCCCATCGCACTGCTCCTGGGTGTGGGGATGCTCTTTGCCGTCCTCACTCTGCAGTGGCAACGCTTCTTCACCACCCTTTCCACCGCCGTCTTCGGCAGTGCCATCATGACTGTCACTGTTGACTACTTCATCGAGCTCTTCCTCCTGGTGCAGTACATCTACGAGCGCATCAAGGTGGCCCCTGCTCGCCCTGTGTGCTGGTACAGCTGGGTCATCCTGGGCATTTGGCCGCTCCTCACCACACTGGGCGtcctggtccagtggaaggttACAGCCGAGGGCTATTCCCACACAGAAG tgATCATCAGCCGGCAGCAGCGCCGCGTGCAGCTGATGCGCATCAAGCAACGAGAGGACcgaaaggagaagaagaagaagcgAAGACCCCACCACCCACCGCCCCACCAGCACAAAGCCCACCTGCCCGAGCCTGCCTACCGCCGCAAGCCCAACCCCGTGCGCCGCTTCGATGGGGACGTGCTCTCCCCC AGCTACATCCAGAGTTTCCGAGAGCGGCAGACGGGGCCGTCCCTGAACAGCCTCATCACCAGCTCCCACGCCGTGGTGGACCTGGACTATGACTGCAGCTCCACCGTGCCCCTCACCACGGGCTCTGGCCCGGCTGTGAGGGTATAA
- the TMEM198 gene encoding transmembrane protein 198 isoform X1, whose translation MPLPGVPRAMTATVQTLRFKLLPHEPGQEWGHSCQQEIERRYQVVPSVVCAMCCLFGIIYCFFGYRCFKAVMFLTGLMFGSIIIFMLCYKERVLDTQLSVEASVGIGLGIGVLCGLVTMLVRSVGLFMVGLLLGLLLAVATLVVMEQFYHPPTVWIPIALLLGVGMLFAVLTLQWQRFFTTLSTAVFGSAIMTVTVDYFIELFLLVQYIYERIKVAPARPVCWYSWVILGIWPLLTTLGVLVQWKVTAEGYSHTEVIISRQQRRVQLMRIKQREDRKEKKKKRRPHHPPPHQHKAHLPEPAYRRKPNPVRRFDGDVLSPVSPASRSYIQSFRERQTGPSLNSLITSSHAVVDLDYDCSSTVPLTTGSGPAVRV comes from the exons ATGCCTCTCCCGGGAGTCCCCAGAGCCATGACTGCAACTGTGCAGACGCTGCGCTTCAAGCTGCTGCCGCATGAGCCAGGCCAGGAGTGGGGgcacagctgccagcaggaaaTCGAGCGTCGCTACCAGGTGGTGCCCTCTGTGGTGTGTGCCATGTGCTGCCTCTTCGGCATCATTTACTGCTTCTTCG GCTACCGCTGCTTCAAGGCTGTCATGTTTCTGACGGGGCTGATGTTTGGCtccatcatcatcttcatgcTGTGCTACAAGGAGCGGGTGCTGGACACACAACTGAGCGTGGAAGCCTCGGTGGGCATCGGGCTGGGCATCGGGGTCCTGTGCGGGCTGGTCACCATGCTGGTGCGCAGCGTCGGCCTCTTCATggtggggctgctcctggggctgctgctggcagtggcCACACTGGTGGTGATGGAGCAGTTCTACCACCCGCCAACGGTGTGGATCCCCATCGCACTGCTCCTGGGTGTGGGGATGCTCTTTGCCGTCCTCACTCTGCAGTGGCAACGCTTCTTCACCACCCTTTCCACCGCCGTCTTCGGCAGTGCCATCATGACTGTCACTGTTGACTACTTCATCGAGCTCTTCCTCCTGGTGCAGTACATCTACGAGCGCATCAAGGTGGCCCCTGCTCGCCCTGTGTGCTGGTACAGCTGGGTCATCCTGGGCATTTGGCCGCTCCTCACCACACTGGGCGtcctggtccagtggaaggttACAGCCGAGGGCTATTCCCACACAGAAG tgATCATCAGCCGGCAGCAGCGCCGCGTGCAGCTGATGCGCATCAAGCAACGAGAGGACcgaaaggagaagaagaagaagcgAAGACCCCACCACCCACCGCCCCACCAGCACAAAGCCCACCTGCCCGAGCCTGCCTACCGCCGCAAGCCCAACCCCGTGCGCCGCTTCGATGGGGACGTGCTCTCCCCCGTGAGTCCCGCATCCAGG AGCTACATCCAGAGTTTCCGAGAGCGGCAGACGGGGCCGTCCCTGAACAGCCTCATCACCAGCTCCCACGCCGTGGTGGACCTGGACTATGACTGCAGCTCCACCGTGCCCCTCACCACGGGCTCTGGCCCGGCTGTGAGGGTATAA